In one window of Aquimarina spinulae DNA:
- the thrA gene encoding bifunctional aspartate kinase/homoserine dehydrogenase I, translating into MNVLKFGGSSVANASTIESVIEIIKQQSQNQSLYVVVSAMGGITDLLLQAGEEASANNENYKNTLAEIEKRHFEAVKTLIPVVSQSAIISKVKAELNALESLCEGVYLLSELSPKTAAVIASFGEMLSSYIISEAAKIKGLDIVLKDSRELIVKTINSKVVIDYKETNARIKEFANNSTHKVSLFPGFVARMQDGEPTTLGRGGSDFTAAILAAAIDANELQIWTDVSGLYTANPKLVKQAKPVYHISYQEAMELSHFGAKVIYPPTIHPVLEKNIPIVIKNTFKPKDQGTFITRKVEERKKPVTGISHIDSISIISLEGSGMVGIPGFSKRLFEALFLENINVILITQASSEHSICLAVEASEAEKAKTILDTTFEFEISKHKLDPVKIENDVAIVALVGDNMYHHQGLSGKMFSTLGKNNVNIRAIAQGASEKNISVVIAKKDIKKALNILHERFFEVKTKQLNLFITGVGNVGSKLLEQLQQQNKYLKDKLRLKIRVVGMSNSKTMAFNENGIDLDKWQETLAQGEKANAESFFAKAKEMNLRNSIFVDNTANPNIAKIYKHYLAESMAVVTCNKIACADEYSNYEELQDLSRKFNAPFLYETNVGAGLPIIDTLNNLIASGDNIHKIQAVLSGSLNFVFNNYTEEVTFHDIVKQAQQEGYTEPDPKIDLSGVDVARKILILARESEKVMELDNIENEAFLPQESLETKSVDEFLNSLAQNEDHFKEILAEANKKQCRLKYVAQYEAENAKVGLQHIPVDHPFYNLEGSDNIVLFYTDRYPKQPLIVKGAGAGAEVTASGIFADIIRIGKSK; encoded by the coding sequence ATGAACGTTCTAAAATTTGGAGGTTCTTCTGTTGCTAATGCATCGACCATAGAAAGCGTAATAGAAATCATAAAACAACAATCACAAAATCAATCCTTATATGTAGTCGTTTCTGCAATGGGTGGAATTACCGATTTGTTGTTACAAGCCGGAGAGGAAGCTTCTGCTAATAATGAAAATTATAAAAACACACTGGCAGAAATTGAAAAAAGACATTTTGAGGCTGTAAAAACTCTTATTCCTGTCGTATCCCAAAGTGCAATAATAAGTAAGGTTAAAGCAGAGCTTAATGCCTTAGAATCATTGTGTGAAGGAGTATATTTATTAAGTGAATTATCCCCAAAAACTGCTGCGGTAATTGCAAGTTTTGGAGAGATGCTCTCTTCTTATATTATCTCTGAAGCTGCCAAAATAAAAGGCTTAGATATCGTTTTAAAAGATTCTAGAGAGCTCATTGTTAAAACCATTAACTCTAAAGTTGTAATAGATTATAAAGAAACCAATGCCAGAATCAAAGAATTTGCAAATAACAGTACCCACAAAGTAAGTCTTTTCCCCGGTTTTGTTGCAAGAATGCAGGATGGTGAACCCACAACATTAGGAAGAGGTGGATCTGATTTTACTGCTGCCATTCTAGCAGCGGCTATCGATGCCAACGAATTACAAATCTGGACAGATGTAAGTGGGTTATATACTGCCAATCCAAAATTAGTAAAACAAGCGAAACCTGTATATCATATTTCATATCAGGAAGCTATGGAGCTTTCTCATTTTGGAGCTAAAGTAATATACCCTCCTACTATACATCCTGTATTAGAAAAGAATATTCCTATAGTGATTAAAAATACTTTTAAACCTAAGGATCAAGGAACTTTTATTACTCGAAAGGTAGAAGAACGAAAAAAACCAGTAACCGGAATTAGTCATATAGATAGTATCTCGATCATTTCTCTGGAAGGAAGTGGCATGGTTGGCATTCCCGGATTTTCGAAACGTTTATTTGAAGCTTTATTTTTAGAAAATATAAATGTAATCCTTATTACACAAGCTTCATCTGAGCATTCTATATGTCTTGCTGTCGAAGCTTCTGAAGCAGAGAAAGCCAAAACTATTTTGGATACTACATTCGAATTTGAGATTTCTAAACATAAACTAGATCCCGTTAAAATAGAAAATGATGTAGCTATTGTTGCATTGGTTGGTGATAATATGTATCATCACCAAGGATTGAGTGGTAAAATGTTTAGTACATTGGGTAAAAACAATGTAAATATAAGAGCTATTGCGCAAGGTGCTTCAGAAAAAAATATCTCTGTAGTAATTGCAAAAAAAGACATCAAAAAAGCCTTAAACATATTACATGAACGATTTTTTGAAGTAAAAACGAAACAGCTCAATTTATTTATAACCGGTGTAGGAAACGTAGGAAGTAAATTACTTGAACAGCTTCAGCAACAAAATAAATATCTTAAAGATAAATTACGTTTAAAAATTCGTGTGGTCGGGATGTCAAACTCCAAAACAATGGCCTTTAATGAAAACGGAATTGATCTTGATAAATGGCAAGAAACCCTTGCACAAGGAGAAAAAGCCAATGCAGAATCATTTTTTGCGAAAGCAAAAGAAATGAATCTACGTAATTCTATCTTTGTAGACAATACTGCAAACCCTAATATTGCCAAGATTTATAAACACTATTTGGCAGAAAGCATGGCTGTAGTAACTTGTAATAAAATTGCATGTGCCGATGAATATTCTAATTATGAAGAATTGCAAGATCTCTCTAGAAAATTTAATGCTCCGTTTTTATACGAAACCAATGTTGGAGCAGGTTTACCAATAATAGACACACTTAATAACCTAATTGCTTCTGGAGATAATATTCATAAAATACAAGCTGTATTATCAGGCAGTCTTAATTTTGTATTTAATAATTATACCGAAGAAGTTACTTTTCATGATATCGTAAAACAGGCTCAGCAAGAAGGATATACAGAACCTGATCCTAAGATAGACCTAAGCGGGGTTGATGTAGCTCGAAAAATCTTGATCCTTGCTCGTGAAAGTGAAAAAGTTATGGAATTGGATAATATAGAGAACGAAGCATTTCTTCCTCAGGAAAGTTTAGAAACCAAAAGTGTAGACGAGTTCCTTAATTCACTAGCCCAAAACGAAGATCATTTTAAAGAAATCCTGGCCGAGGCCAATAAAAAACAATGTCGATTAAAATATGTAGCACAATATGAAGCAGAAAATGCAAAAGTAGGGTTGCAGCACATACCAGTTGATCATCCCTTTTATAATCTCGAAGGAAGTGATAATATTGTACTTTTTTATACCGATAGATATCCTAAACAACCTCTAATTGTTAAAGGAGCGGGTGCTGGAGCCGAAGTTACTGCTTCTGGTATCTTTGCAGATATTATAAGGATTGGTAAAAGTAAATAG
- a CDS encoding NAD(P)H-hydrate dehydratase — MKIFSAQQMRMADEATMVSAKITSLELMERAATQIFNLLHSRLQGSPIMIHVFCGIGNNGGDGLVVSRLLLEHGYNVRTYIVNFSDNRSKEFLSNYDRLKEIAKDWPIQLKCEEDFPQLKREDMIIDAIFGIGLNRPLVPWVVSLIKHLNTSRCFKLSIDIPSGLYSDKAPDNPEGVIFANVTVTFQLPKLVFFLPETGMYTQDLEVIDIGLDRNFLMQNPGVGVLINKNEVLPLYRPRHKFSHKGTYGHCVMIGGSYGKMGSVVLATKAALTTGAGLVTAYIPECGYEVLQTAVPEAMVIADSDDELEEITLDFKPAAIGIGIGLGTGEKTISAFEEFLKENTSPLVIDADGINILAKKPEFLEKLPKKTILTPHPKELERLVGKWKGDFDKIKKTKAFSKQHDCIVLIKGANSITVFEDQLYVNNTGNPGMATAGSGDVLTGMITSLLSQGYDPLHAAVFGVYLHGSSGDIAVQKTGFEGLIASEILSHIGPAFIELFKTPNIEGQQEK; from the coding sequence ATGAAAATATTTTCTGCGCAACAAATGCGTATGGCAGATGAAGCTACAATGGTTTCGGCTAAGATTACATCATTAGAATTGATGGAACGTGCTGCAACACAAATTTTTAATTTGTTACATAGCAGACTACAAGGGTCTCCAATTATGATCCATGTTTTTTGTGGTATAGGAAATAATGGAGGAGATGGATTAGTGGTTTCGAGATTATTGCTAGAACATGGGTATAATGTAAGAACTTATATTGTAAATTTTAGCGATAACAGATCAAAGGAATTTCTATCTAACTATGATCGATTAAAAGAAATAGCAAAGGATTGGCCTATCCAGCTTAAATGTGAAGAGGATTTTCCTCAACTCAAACGTGAGGATATGATTATTGATGCCATTTTTGGTATTGGACTTAACAGGCCATTGGTACCTTGGGTAGTTTCTTTGATCAAACATCTTAATACTTCAAGGTGTTTTAAGCTTTCGATAGATATTCCATCGGGTTTGTATTCTGATAAAGCACCAGATAACCCCGAAGGAGTTATTTTTGCAAATGTTACGGTTACGTTTCAATTACCAAAACTTGTTTTCTTTTTACCAGAAACGGGCATGTATACACAAGATCTGGAGGTGATTGATATTGGATTAGATCGCAATTTTTTAATGCAAAACCCTGGTGTCGGCGTCTTAATTAATAAGAACGAAGTGTTACCATTATATCGACCAAGACATAAATTTAGTCATAAAGGTACTTATGGTCATTGTGTAATGATAGGAGGAAGTTACGGTAAGATGGGAAGTGTGGTCTTAGCTACTAAAGCAGCCTTAACGACAGGAGCTGGTTTGGTTACTGCATATATTCCAGAATGCGGATATGAAGTACTTCAGACTGCTGTTCCAGAAGCTATGGTAATTGCAGATAGTGATGATGAATTAGAAGAAATCACCCTGGATTTTAAACCTGCAGCTATAGGAATTGGAATTGGTCTCGGAACTGGTGAAAAAACCATTAGTGCATTTGAAGAGTTTTTAAAAGAAAATACATCTCCTCTTGTGATAGATGCCGATGGGATCAATATCCTGGCAAAAAAACCTGAGTTCCTTGAGAAACTTCCGAAGAAAACTATTTTAACACCACATCCTAAGGAGTTAGAACGATTAGTAGGTAAATGGAAAGGTGATTTTGATAAAATTAAAAAAACAAAGGCATTTTCAAAACAACATGATTGTATTGTACTAATTAAAGGAGCCAACTCTATAACTGTATTTGAAGATCAATTGTATGTGAATAATACAGGGAACCCCGGAATGGCAACTGCAGGAAGTGGTGATGTACTTACGGGAATGATTACTAGTTTATTGTCTCAAGGTTATGATCCTCTGCATGCTGCTGTTTTTGGAGTCTATCTACACGGAAGTTCGGGAGACATAGCTGTTCAAAAAACTGGTTTTGAAGGATTGATCGCTAGTGAAATCTTATCTCATATAGGTCCTGCTTTTATAGAGTTGTTTAAAACTCCTAATATTGAAGGCCAACAAGAGAAATAA